A DNA window from Chelativorans sp. AA-79 contains the following coding sequences:
- a CDS encoding ABC transporter substrate-binding protein — translation MAFAAAPALADTTVEFWHSFSGASGEALDQIIEKFEAANQDIDIQAEHIGNYNDIVAKLQAAIPAGQAPDAVIMEVTRYGLFAERGVLIDLTPYLDADPLKDDLFDYAREVGVYKGKNYIIPFNNSTPVLYFNKAILERAGYTEEPSLKTFDDILEVSKTVTEKLGSEGIYGIAAPGQFARWGLVMSNDSDLIDSVSGEILIDAPNTVEAYEWMSSLVHEQKVASPDGVTEESNGRDAFYAGKAAILMNSTGDYGSTKSAVGDDLEVRPMPCNKVCRVPIGGAGIGILSSAEKEVQDAAYKFISFAASPESNALWFAATGYMPINKKTTEQPVAAEALETQPGIRVAIDQLPFAKGRPRPPVVTWMRSTEYPTWQAMALGQRDVSEALAEFAERTRQEEMRLN, via the coding sequence ATGGCCTTCGCCGCCGCGCCGGCGTTGGCTGATACGACGGTCGAATTCTGGCACAGCTTCAGTGGTGCTTCTGGAGAGGCGCTGGATCAGATCATCGAAAAGTTCGAAGCTGCGAACCAGGATATCGACATCCAGGCCGAACATATCGGCAACTACAACGATATCGTCGCCAAGCTGCAGGCCGCCATTCCGGCCGGCCAGGCGCCCGACGCCGTGATCATGGAGGTCACTCGCTACGGCCTGTTCGCCGAACGCGGAGTGCTCATCGACCTCACCCCCTATCTCGATGCGGATCCGCTCAAGGACGACCTGTTCGACTACGCCCGTGAAGTCGGGGTGTACAAAGGCAAGAACTACATCATCCCGTTCAACAACTCGACCCCGGTGCTCTACTTCAACAAGGCGATCCTGGAGCGCGCCGGCTATACCGAGGAGCCGTCGCTGAAGACCTTCGACGATATCCTCGAAGTTTCCAAAACCGTGACCGAGAAGCTGGGCAGCGAGGGCATCTACGGCATCGCCGCGCCAGGCCAGTTCGCCCGCTGGGGTCTGGTCATGTCGAATGACAGCGACCTGATCGACTCGGTCTCCGGCGAGATACTGATCGACGCGCCGAACACCGTGGAGGCATACGAATGGATGTCCTCCCTGGTTCATGAGCAAAAGGTCGCTTCGCCTGACGGCGTGACCGAAGAGTCCAATGGCCGCGACGCTTTCTACGCCGGCAAGGCCGCCATCCTGATGAACTCGACCGGCGACTACGGCAGCACCAAGTCGGCCGTGGGCGACGACCTCGAAGTGCGGCCGATGCCGTGCAACAAGGTCTGCCGCGTGCCGATCGGCGGAGCCGGCATCGGCATCCTCTCCTCCGCGGAGAAGGAGGTTCAGGACGCAGCCTACAAGTTCATCAGCTTTGCAGCCTCGCCGGAATCGAACGCCCTGTGGTTCGCCGCCACCGGCTATATGCCGATCAACAAGAAGACGACCGAGCAGCCCGTCGCGGCCGAGGCGCTGGAAACCCAGCCCGGTATCCGCGTCGCCATCGACCAGCTGCCCTTCGCCAAGGGGCGTCCGCGTCCTCCGGTCGTGACCTGGATGCGCTCGACCGAATATCCCACCTGGCAGGCGATGGCGCTGGGGCAGCGCGATGTCAGCGAAGCGCTGGCCGAGTTCGCCGAGCGTACCCGCCAGGAAGAGATGCGCCTGAATTGA
- a CDS encoding sugar ABC transporter permease, protein MGFIAVFTYIPIAVSLDLSFREWDFLSPTKPFVGFENYRILLSSYDFWNSLKVTAVFTLISVPLRLTLALAIASYLVRETLPSRLLRGALFLPSVTSTVVIAVVFSWVFATDYGLVNAGFGLLGLQKVMWMQDPQLALWVLILVNTWKQLGYDVIIYIAGLQAIPQELYDAAAVDGGRRRHVFRRVTVPLVMPTTYFLLVVSVIEAFQVFTVVDVMTRGGPAGATDMLVNMLYRIGFTLFDIGTGSALAVLLFVFLIALALIKARVIGRRVHYGS, encoded by the coding sequence ATGGGCTTCATAGCGGTTTTTACCTATATTCCTATCGCCGTCAGCCTGGATCTCAGCTTCAGGGAATGGGACTTCCTGTCGCCCACCAAGCCCTTTGTCGGTTTCGAAAACTACCGCATCCTGCTGAGCTCCTATGATTTCTGGAACTCGCTGAAAGTCACCGCGGTGTTCACGCTCATCTCGGTGCCGCTACGGCTGACCCTGGCGTTGGCCATCGCGAGCTATCTGGTGCGCGAGACGTTGCCCTCGCGGCTCCTGCGCGGTGCGCTGTTCCTGCCCTCCGTCACGTCGACCGTCGTGATCGCCGTCGTCTTTTCCTGGGTCTTCGCCACCGATTACGGGCTGGTGAATGCCGGATTCGGGCTTCTCGGCCTGCAGAAGGTCATGTGGATGCAGGATCCGCAGCTGGCGCTGTGGGTGCTGATCCTCGTCAATACCTGGAAGCAGTTGGGCTATGACGTCATCATCTATATCGCCGGCCTTCAGGCGATACCCCAGGAACTCTACGATGCGGCCGCCGTGGATGGGGGGCGGCGCCGGCACGTGTTCCGCCGGGTGACCGTGCCGCTGGTGATGCCGACCACCTATTTCCTGCTGGTGGTCTCCGTCATCGAAGCGTTCCAGGTTTTCACCGTCGTGGACGTGATGACGCGCGGTGGTCCCGCCGGAGCGACGGACATGCTGGTCAACATGCTGTACCGCATCGGCTTCACGCTGTTCGACATCGGCACCGGCTCGGCGCTTGCGGTGCTGCTTTTCGTCTTCCTGATCGCTCTGGCGCTGATCAAGGCCAGGGTCATCGGGCGGAGGGTCCACTATGGATCTTAG
- a CDS encoding carbohydrate ABC transporter permease translates to MDLRNRLLVALALAGGLLFLSPALYSIWMSFQTAESYYRGEFDFTLDNYARAIGQYNFARYLLNSLIVSGLVTTAGLAFAVMAAFAFARYRFAGGNLMFGATVATLMIPSHITLIPNYLNLARVGLLDTYAGLILPAVSNGFAAFFLRQYIRGIPRALDEAAYMDGATPLQVLWRVIVPVARPAILSMGLFIFIGEWNNYIWPLVAVGKQDLYTLQVGLARLYKINPGEGAIDWPLVMAASTLTILPVLLGFALIERHLVRGITMGAVK, encoded by the coding sequence ATGGATCTTAGGAACCGCCTGCTGGTCGCGCTGGCGCTTGCAGGGGGGCTGCTGTTCCTTTCGCCGGCTCTTTATTCGATCTGGATGTCCTTCCAGACCGCCGAATCCTACTACCGGGGCGAGTTCGACTTCACCCTGGACAACTACGCGCGGGCCATCGGGCAATACAATTTCGCCCGCTATCTGCTCAACAGCCTGATCGTCTCGGGGCTGGTAACGACGGCTGGGCTCGCATTCGCGGTCATGGCCGCCTTCGCCTTCGCCCGTTACCGCTTCGCGGGCGGCAACCTGATGTTCGGCGCCACGGTGGCGACGCTGATGATCCCCAGCCATATCACGCTGATCCCGAATTACCTGAACCTCGCGCGGGTCGGGCTGCTCGACACCTATGCGGGCCTGATCCTACCCGCCGTGTCAAACGGCTTTGCCGCCTTCTTCCTCCGCCAGTATATCCGCGGCATTCCGCGCGCGCTGGACGAAGCGGCCTATATGGACGGTGCCACGCCCCTGCAGGTGTTGTGGCGGGTGATCGTGCCGGTCGCGCGGCCGGCGATCCTGTCGATGGGACTCTTCATCTTCATCGGCGAGTGGAACAACTACATCTGGCCCCTGGTCGCCGTCGGCAAGCAGGATCTGTATACGCTGCAGGTGGGGCTCGCGCGCCTCTACAAGATCAATCCCGGCGAAGGCGCCATCGACTGGCCGCTTGTCATGGCGGCCTCCACCCTGACGATACTGCCGGTGCTTCTGGGTTTCGCGCTGATTGAACGGCATCTCGTGCGCGGTATTACCATGGGCGCGGTGAAGTGA
- a CDS encoding glycerophosphodiester phosphodiesterase family protein, whose product MTRIASHRGGTLEFGDSTPRGFAATAAMPLDEVEFDVHPTADGAIMVHHDATLDRTTDRTGALAALTEAEIRSAAIDYAAGEHPISLSDLCAIFRNSSVDLRCEIKPGADGLPYAGFVPRVVETLEREDMLRRTGFSSFLIATLDELAVASDRPRLWLVSPAVLRQLGPAAVIELARSHAIPEIGVDVDMADAALMEMVQRAGIDFGVWGAHSMIQIDKALHLGVKVFTTDRPSLAIVRRRLLVETAA is encoded by the coding sequence ATGACACGCATCGCTTCGCACCGTGGCGGGACCCTCGAATTCGGGGATTCGACGCCGCGGGGCTTTGCCGCCACCGCCGCCATGCCTCTGGACGAAGTCGAGTTCGACGTCCATCCGACAGCCGACGGCGCAATCATGGTGCATCACGATGCGACGCTCGACCGCACCACTGATCGGACGGGCGCCTTGGCTGCCCTGACAGAGGCGGAAATCCGCTCCGCTGCAATCGACTACGCGGCAGGCGAGCATCCGATTTCCCTCTCCGACCTGTGCGCCATCTTCCGCAACAGCAGCGTTGATCTTCGCTGCGAGATCAAGCCTGGGGCGGACGGGCTGCCCTATGCCGGTTTCGTTCCCCGTGTCGTGGAGACCCTCGAGCGCGAAGACATGCTGCGCCGGACGGGTTTTTCCTCCTTCCTGATCGCCACGCTGGACGAACTGGCCGTGGCCAGTGACCGGCCGCGCCTGTGGCTGGTGAGCCCGGCGGTCTTGCGGCAATTGGGGCCGGCAGCGGTGATCGAGCTTGCCCGCTCCCATGCCATCCCCGAGATCGGGGTGGATGTGGACATGGCCGATGCGGCGCTGATGGAGATGGTACAGCGCGCCGGGATCGACTTCGGGGTCTGGGGGGCGCACAGCATGATCCAGATCGACAAGGCGCTGCATCTGGGGGTGAAGGTCTTCACCACCGACCGCCCGAGCCTTGCCATCGTCCGGAGGCGGCTTCTGGTGGAGACGGCAGCATGA
- a CDS encoding ATP-binding cassette domain-containing protein — translation MSAIELIDIRKSYAGGPQVLHGVSMNIRDGEFIVVVGPSGCGKSTLLRLIAGLEACEEGEIRIAGRRANELAPQDRDIAMIFQNYALYPHMTVRENIAFGLELRGMPRAERNARAEAVAKNLRLDPYLDRKPGALSGGQRQRVAMGRAMARDSSTFLMDEPLSNLDNALRIEMRTEIKELHRQLGATIVYVTHDQTEALTLADRIAVMKDGVLLQFDAPEAIYDRPANRFVAGFLGHPPANFVPAARLPGWTGPQGCVVGLRPEALSIGTEPAKGAAIEGRIALSEMTGATVVLHCDTDLGRMTATVSRHDMPSDPSTVWIGYDPAQTLCFDADTGIRLEKA, via the coding sequence ATGAGTGCCATCGAGCTGATCGATATCCGGAAGTCCTATGCCGGCGGCCCCCAAGTGCTGCATGGCGTGTCGATGAACATCCGCGACGGCGAATTCATCGTCGTCGTCGGGCCCTCTGGCTGCGGCAAGTCTACGCTTCTGCGGCTGATCGCCGGGCTCGAGGCCTGCGAAGAGGGCGAGATCCGTATCGCCGGCCGGCGCGCCAACGAGCTGGCGCCACAGGACCGCGACATCGCCATGATCTTCCAGAACTATGCGCTTTATCCGCACATGACGGTGCGCGAGAACATCGCTTTCGGGCTGGAGCTGCGCGGCATGCCCAGAGCCGAACGCAATGCCCGCGCGGAGGCGGTGGCCAAGAACCTGCGCCTCGACCCCTATCTCGACCGCAAGCCCGGCGCGCTTTCGGGCGGGCAGCGGCAGCGGGTGGCGATGGGCCGGGCGATGGCGCGTGACAGCTCCACCTTCCTGATGGACGAGCCGCTCTCGAATCTCGACAATGCGTTGCGGATCGAGATGCGGACCGAGATCAAGGAACTGCATCGGCAGTTGGGCGCGACGATCGTCTATGTCACGCATGACCAGACCGAAGCATTGACGCTCGCCGACCGGATTGCAGTGATGAAGGACGGCGTTCTGCTGCAGTTCGATGCGCCCGAAGCGATATACGATCGACCCGCAAACCGCTTCGTTGCCGGGTTCCTCGGTCATCCGCCGGCAAATTTCGTGCCGGCCGCTCGGCTGCCGGGCTGGACGGGTCCGCAGGGCTGCGTGGTGGGGCTGCGGCCCGAGGCGCTGTCGATCGGGACGGAACCGGCAAAGGGAGCCGCTATCGAAGGGCGCATCGCGCTGTCTGAAATGACCGGCGCGACGGTCGTCCTGCATTGCGACACCGATCTGGGTCGAATGACCGCCACGGTCAGCCGGCACGACATGCCGAGCGATCCATCGACGGTCTGGATTGGATATGATCCGGCGCAGACCCTGTGCTTTGACGCGGATACGGGGATAAGGCTGGAAAAGGCCTGA
- a CDS encoding dihydrodipicolinate synthase family protein codes for MSTVRGVFSAAATPLNAKLEPDHAALVAHCRQLLVDGCHGIALLGSTGEANSFSVAERMDMLEAVVAGGIPAEALLPGTGLCAAPETIALTRHALGLGVTKVVMLPPFYYKGVSDAGLFDAYSRIVEDVADDRLRIILYHIPPISQVPLGHDLIARLCEKFPGTIAGVKDSGGKLDNMVSLAKSFPQLSILAGADPLLLPLLQEEGGGCITATSNLAARQLRIVFDKHADPEASAEVNAAQARIVALREASNRFVQIPTIKAMLARRYGAPAWANVRPPLVRLTEEQTGELGAILDQVDAEHPA; via the coding sequence GTGTCTACTGTTCGCGGGGTTTTCAGCGCAGCCGCCACGCCGCTCAACGCCAAGCTCGAGCCGGATCATGCGGCGCTGGTCGCGCATTGCCGGCAACTGCTCGTGGACGGCTGCCACGGGATCGCACTTTTGGGATCGACCGGCGAGGCCAACTCCTTCTCGGTTGCCGAGCGCATGGACATGCTTGAAGCCGTGGTTGCCGGCGGCATCCCCGCCGAAGCGCTTCTGCCGGGAACCGGCCTCTGCGCGGCCCCCGAAACCATCGCGCTCACCCGCCATGCGCTCGGGCTCGGGGTGACGAAGGTCGTGATGCTGCCGCCCTTCTACTACAAGGGCGTGAGCGATGCGGGCCTGTTCGATGCCTATAGCCGGATTGTCGAAGACGTGGCGGACGACCGGCTGCGCATCATCCTCTACCATATCCCGCCGATTTCGCAGGTCCCGCTCGGCCATGACCTCATCGCGCGGCTCTGCGAGAAGTTTCCCGGCACGATCGCGGGTGTGAAGGACTCGGGTGGCAAACTCGACAACATGGTGAGCCTGGCCAAATCCTTCCCGCAGCTCTCGATTCTCGCCGGGGCCGATCCGCTGTTGTTACCGCTGCTGCAAGAAGAAGGCGGGGGATGCATCACCGCCACCTCGAACCTGGCGGCCCGGCAGTTGCGCATCGTGTTCGACAAGCACGCCGATCCTGAGGCGAGCGCGGAAGTCAACGCGGCGCAGGCCCGTATCGTGGCGCTGCGCGAGGCAAGCAACCGCTTCGTCCAGATTCCGACCATCAAGGCCATGCTCGCGCGCCGGTATGGCGCGCCCGCCTGGGCAAACGTGCGGCCGCCGCTGGTGCGGCTGACCGAGGAGCAGACCGGCGAGCTCGGCGCGATCCTCGACCAGGTCGATGCGGAGCATCCTGCATGA
- the pdxA gene encoding 4-hydroxythreonine-4-phosphate dehydrogenase PdxA yields the protein MARAAEKPIAITMGDPAGVGPEVIVKAAGELPEEVREQLLVVGSAETLERAIAITGVSLKLGAPDAAPAANLLRLEHVPMEGMPVPFGKLNPIGGEASYRYIVRAVELARSGAAAGIVTAPINKEALNLAGHHFDGHTGLLAHLTNSRSSFMLLASERLNVIHVSTHVSLRDAIGRAAPERILQTVRTGHAHLKRIGIASPRIAVAGINPHCGENGLFGREDDLQVAPGVEMARAEGIDVVGPISADTLYYRAYSGHFDLVVAQYHDQGHIPIKLVAFDTAVNVSLGLPIDRTSVDHGTAFDLAGTGRAKHVNMLSAIAYARKLAASAA from the coding sequence ATGGCTCGCGCAGCCGAAAAGCCGATCGCCATCACCATGGGAGACCCGGCCGGGGTCGGCCCCGAGGTGATCGTCAAGGCGGCGGGGGAGTTGCCGGAAGAGGTGCGCGAGCAGCTATTGGTGGTTGGTTCGGCCGAGACGCTCGAGCGTGCCATCGCCATCACCGGCGTTTCCCTGAAGCTCGGCGCCCCCGATGCGGCTCCCGCAGCGAACCTGCTGCGCCTCGAACATGTCCCGATGGAAGGCATGCCGGTCCCCTTCGGCAAGCTCAACCCGATCGGCGGCGAGGCGAGCTATCGCTATATCGTGCGGGCGGTCGAACTTGCCCGGTCGGGCGCTGCCGCCGGCATCGTCACGGCGCCCATCAACAAGGAGGCGCTCAATCTCGCCGGCCACCATTTTGATGGCCATACCGGCCTGCTTGCACACCTGACGAACTCGCGCTCGTCCTTCATGCTGCTTGCCTCGGAGCGGCTGAACGTCATCCATGTCTCGACACATGTTTCGCTGCGCGATGCGATCGGCCGCGCGGCGCCGGAACGCATCCTGCAAACAGTGAGAACCGGCCATGCGCACCTGAAGCGGATCGGCATTGCCAGCCCGCGCATTGCGGTCGCCGGCATCAACCCCCATTGCGGGGAGAACGGCCTGTTCGGCCGCGAGGACGATCTCCAGGTTGCGCCGGGAGTGGAAATGGCCCGCGCAGAAGGTATCGACGTCGTCGGCCCGATCTCCGCGGACACGCTCTATTATCGGGCCTATTCAGGGCATTTCGATCTCGTGGTCGCCCAGTATCACGACCAGGGCCACATTCCGATCAAGCTCGTGGCCTTCGATACCGCGGTGAATGTCTCGCTGGGCCTGCCGATCGACCGCACGTCGGTGGATCACGGCACGGCATTCGATCTGGCCGGCACCGGGCGGGCCAAACATGTCAACATGTTGTCTGCCATCGCCTATGCGCGCAAGCTGGCGGCTTCGGCCGCCTGA
- a CDS encoding sialidase family protein produces MSSIAINPDGIIRRSEADDAREEAFLPTHVAQAHASFLLALGNGDIACTWFAGTEEGKPDVSIYFSRLPAGSRQWTPETKVSDDPERSEQNPVLFETPEGALWLLYTAQEFGNQDTAIVRRRISQDGGRSWGPIETLFDEPGTFIRQPMLVLSSGEWILPIFHCLPVPGETWHGQNDVSAVKISADQGRTWSEYPVPESRGAVHMNIVERRDGTLLALFRSRYADSIMSATSGDKGRTWTTPVPTPLPNNNSSIQCRALADGTLALVFNNVSATPAVRAQAQGRPTWGVPRTPLSIALSSDEGETWPVIRDIEVAPSPPPELNVDKQDRRMRELSYPTVTGDAQGRINVAFTYFRKAIKFVRFNPGWVAGA; encoded by the coding sequence ATGTCGTCGATAGCAATAAATCCGGATGGCATAATCCGTCGAAGCGAGGCGGACGACGCGCGCGAGGAGGCCTTTCTGCCCACCCATGTCGCTCAGGCTCATGCGTCTTTCCTCCTGGCGCTCGGCAATGGCGACATCGCCTGCACCTGGTTTGCTGGCACCGAGGAAGGCAAGCCGGACGTGTCCATCTATTTCAGCCGCCTGCCGGCGGGATCGCGGCAATGGACGCCGGAGACGAAAGTCTCCGACGATCCGGAACGTTCCGAGCAGAACCCTGTCCTGTTCGAGACGCCGGAGGGAGCCCTGTGGCTCCTCTACACCGCCCAGGAGTTCGGCAATCAGGATACGGCAATCGTCCGCCGCCGCATCTCCCAGGATGGCGGCAGGAGCTGGGGACCCATCGAGACGCTTTTCGACGAACCCGGCACATTCATCCGCCAGCCCATGCTCGTCCTTTCAAGCGGAGAGTGGATCCTGCCGATCTTCCATTGCCTGCCGGTGCCCGGGGAAACATGGCATGGCCAGAACGACGTCAGCGCGGTGAAAATTTCGGCCGATCAGGGCAGGACCTGGTCGGAATATCCCGTTCCCGAGAGCAGGGGCGCCGTGCACATGAACATCGTCGAGCGGCGCGACGGGACGCTGCTCGCCCTCTTCCGCAGCCGCTATGCCGACAGCATCATGAGCGCGACCTCTGGCGACAAGGGGAGAACTTGGACGACGCCGGTGCCGACCCCGCTGCCGAACAACAATTCGTCCATCCAGTGCCGCGCGCTGGCAGACGGGACGCTCGCCCTGGTTTTCAACAACGTCTCGGCCACGCCCGCCGTGCGCGCCCAGGCGCAGGGGCGGCCGACATGGGGCGTGCCGCGCACTCCTCTCTCCATTGCCCTTTCGTCGGATGAGGGTGAGACTTGGCCGGTCATCCGCGATATCGAGGTTGCGCCAAGCCCGCCGCCGGAGCTTAATGTGGACAAGCAGGATCGGCGCATGCGCGAACTCTCCTACCCCACCGTCACCGGCGACGCGCAAGGCAGGATAAACGTGGCCTTCACCTATTTCCGCAAGGCGATAAAATTCGTCCGCTTCAATCCAGGCTGGGTCGCCGGCGCATGA
- a CDS encoding ABC transporter substrate-binding protein, whose product MVDRLTERGGISRRDVLRGSAGVLVSMTAFGLGSGKAAAQEQTFKIIHPSFDMNWSPMRGGGAALRWHSLWWASPMYFNDKGEIQPYVFTSWQPNADRTVWTFKLDPKAVFSDASPITAADVKGSWEVASMPLTASQRVPLVLAGVVGYDEIATGKAKDLPGVEIVDDQTVRVTLKQPDPIFHMRIANHLVPIVKASQARGEDGNQIEDWYLPEMGVVSSGPFKLVEMNLDDGFVAWEPNENFFGPEPKLTRIELRVIEDSVTATTLLKQGEYHAHTALVTPTIVQDLGPEFSMGTEIPNGQHFYFNAKTPPFDDINVRKALILAVDRAQMMRASFPNGPHKQAEQILVGVDGVDPNWDPYPYDPEEAKRLLAASSYGGPERLPRIIFAGVIAPAEQAAAQFAVEQWRQNLGITAVELKPTLDNFSPADVHVIRDDAGSRVPDATEFLRTIIHSSSRVAREKMNGYNNPEVDRLLDEAAPLPLDDPRRNELAQQAQRVFREDYQLIPWYIEAMSRWALPNIKGMEKNLDWQVFAPWNIEIT is encoded by the coding sequence ATGGTGGATCGATTGACTGAGCGCGGCGGCATTTCCCGCCGTGACGTGTTGCGGGGGAGCGCTGGCGTGCTCGTCAGCATGACGGCGTTCGGGCTGGGTTCGGGCAAAGCCGCCGCCCAGGAACAGACGTTCAAAATCATACATCCGTCGTTCGACATGAACTGGTCGCCCATGCGCGGCGGCGGAGCGGCGCTGCGCTGGCACTCTCTGTGGTGGGCGTCGCCGATGTATTTCAACGACAAGGGCGAGATTCAGCCCTACGTCTTCACAAGCTGGCAGCCAAACGCGGATCGGACGGTCTGGACGTTCAAGCTCGACCCCAAGGCGGTGTTCTCCGATGCCTCGCCGATAACGGCGGCTGATGTGAAAGGGTCGTGGGAAGTGGCCTCGATGCCGCTCACGGCCAGCCAGCGCGTTCCGCTCGTGCTCGCGGGCGTCGTCGGCTACGACGAGATTGCGACCGGCAAGGCCAAGGATCTGCCCGGTGTCGAGATCGTCGACGACCAGACGGTCCGGGTGACGCTCAAGCAGCCGGACCCGATCTTCCACATGCGCATCGCCAACCACCTGGTTCCGATCGTCAAGGCTTCGCAGGCGCGCGGCGAGGACGGCAACCAGATCGAAGATTGGTACCTGCCGGAAATGGGCGTGGTGAGCTCCGGCCCGTTCAAGCTCGTCGAAATGAATCTCGACGATGGCTTCGTCGCGTGGGAGCCCAACGAAAACTTCTTCGGCCCCGAGCCCAAGCTCACGCGCATCGAGCTGCGCGTCATCGAGGACTCGGTGACGGCCACCACGCTCCTGAAGCAGGGCGAGTATCATGCACATACGGCGCTGGTGACGCCCACCATCGTCCAGGACCTTGGCCCCGAGTTCAGCATGGGGACAGAGATTCCGAACGGGCAGCACTTCTATTTCAACGCCAAGACACCGCCGTTCGATGACATCAATGTTCGCAAGGCTCTGATCCTGGCGGTCGATCGCGCCCAGATGATGCGGGCCTCGTTCCCGAATGGCCCGCACAAGCAGGCCGAGCAGATCCTGGTGGGTGTCGATGGCGTGGACCCCAATTGGGACCCCTATCCCTATGATCCGGAAGAGGCGAAGCGCCTGCTCGCCGCTTCCTCCTATGGCGGACCGGAACGCCTGCCGCGCATCATCTTTGCCGGCGTCATTGCCCCTGCCGAGCAGGCGGCGGCGCAGTTCGCCGTCGAGCAGTGGCGCCAGAATCTCGGCATCACCGCTGTCGAGCTGAAGCCGACGCTCGACAATTTCTCGCCGGCCGACGTCCATGTCATCCGCGATGACGCCGGGTCGCGCGTGCCCGACGCGACCGAGTTCCTGCGCACGATCATTCATTCGAGCTCGCGCGTGGCGAGGGAGAAGATGAACGGCTACAACAATCCCGAGGTCGATCGCCTGCTGGACGAGGCGGCACCGCTGCCCTTGGACGATCCGCGCCGGAACGAGCTGGCGCAGCAGGCCCAGCGTGTGTTCCGCGAGGACTATCAATTGATCCCCTGGTACATCGAAGCCATGTCCCGTTGGGCGCTGCCCAACATCAAGGGCATGGAAAAGAACCTCGATTGGCAGGTGTTCGCTCCCTGGAACATCGAGATCACCTGA
- a CDS encoding ABC transporter permease, whose protein sequence is MLAYALKRLLLWIPSVLLVLLAVYALAFYGAGDPIKLIFLREPGGVAFDPVRLEAIREAAGLDRPFLVQFGNYIWNVLHGDFGNSLTSGRSVGRTIAAAAPVSIQLGTMAILLTALVAIPLGLVAGLRQNTAIDYTILGSALFLWAIPAYVAGPILMVLLILVMPGGTISYGWGGLFDARVILPLIVLSFHPIALIVRQTRSAVIEVLSEDFVRTARAKGLPARKIVTRHILRPILTPVLTQLGLIMITLVNGAVFVELVFGLPGLGRLAIQALLNSDYPIILAVTLIASMLVMVSNLLVDLAYPLLDPRAAERR, encoded by the coding sequence ATGCTCGCATATGCCCTCAAGCGGCTGCTTCTTTGGATACCTTCGGTCCTGCTGGTCCTGCTGGCGGTCTACGCACTGGCATTTTATGGGGCAGGAGACCCGATCAAGCTCATCTTCCTGCGCGAGCCGGGCGGAGTTGCCTTCGATCCGGTGCGGTTGGAGGCGATCCGGGAGGCGGCGGGGCTCGACCGGCCGTTCCTCGTGCAATTCGGCAACTATATCTGGAATGTGCTTCACGGCGACTTCGGCAATTCGCTGACCTCCGGCCGCTCGGTCGGGCGCACCATTGCCGCGGCCGCTCCGGTGTCGATTCAGCTCGGTACAATGGCCATCCTGTTGACGGCGCTCGTCGCCATTCCACTGGGTCTCGTTGCCGGCCTGCGCCAGAACACCGCGATCGACTACACCATTCTTGGCTCGGCGCTGTTCCTCTGGGCAATTCCCGCCTATGTGGCCGGCCCGATCCTCATGGTGCTTTTGATCCTCGTCATGCCCGGCGGCACCATCTCCTATGGCTGGGGCGGACTGTTCGACGCCCGGGTGATCCTCCCGCTGATCGTTCTGTCGTTCCATCCAATAGCGCTCATCGTGCGCCAGACGCGCTCGGCGGTGATCGAGGTGCTGAGCGAGGATTTCGTACGGACGGCCAGGGCCAAAGGCCTGCCGGCCCGGAAGATCGTGACGCGGCACATCCTGCGCCCGATCCTCACGCCGGTCCTCACCCAACTCGGGCTGATCATGATCACGCTGGTGAACGGCGCGGTGTTCGTCGAACTGGTCTTCGGCCTGCCCGGCCTGGGACGGCTTGCCATACAGGCACTCCTCAACTCCGACTACCCCATCATCCTTGCAGTAACGCTCATCGCGTCGATGCTGGTGATGGTCTCCAATCTCCTGGTCGATCTCGCCTATCCGCTGCTCGATCCCCGCGCCGCAGAGAGGAGGTAG